The following are from one region of the Papaver somniferum cultivar HN1 unplaced genomic scaffold, ASM357369v1 unplaced-scaffold_132, whole genome shotgun sequence genome:
- the LOC113332938 gene encoding uncharacterized protein LOC113332938, with protein MSTSSGNNYDYYYSFSSSSSSDEDSKASVAKSKDKTTHDEGAKSSVPLNDRRVTYTELKKRKAEDDEAENRQRRRDRIRRRVQAAEERRQFLDGVPSDSDADVSEEETAWVFTEHKIKPDRYEREFRRTMKQIEAEAEAEEDSDSDDDPEARPDFIPDADSDEEEDSDNKSDESDDEKDSDDESDNSDESDE; from the coding sequence atgtCAACTTCCAGCGGCAACAATTACGATTATTATTACTCCTTTTCCTCCTCCAGCTCCtctgatgaggattccaaagCTTCTGTAGCCAAATCGAAAGATAAGACAACTCATGATGAGGGAGCGAAGTCTAGCGTACCCTTGAATGATCGCAGGGTCACTTATACTGAACTTAAGAAGAGGAaggctgaagatgatgaagccgaGAATCGTCAGCGTAGAAGGGATCGAATCAGGCGCCGAGTACAAGCGGCTGAGGAGAGACGTCAATTCCTTGATGGGGTACCCTCTGACTCTGATGCTGATGTTTCTGAAGAGGAGACTGCGTGGGTATTTACAGAGCACAAGATCAAGCCCGACCGATACGAAAGAGAGTTTCGGAGGACCATGAAGCAAATTGAAGCCGaagctgaagcagaagaagacTCAGACTCAGATGATGATCCTGAGGCTCGTCCAGACTTCATCCCTGATGCTGATTCCGACGAAGAGGAAGATAGCGATAACAAATCTGATGAATCGGATGATGAGAAGGACAGTGATGACgaatctgacaattcggatgagtctgacgagtag